From the genome of Spinacia oleracea cultivar Varoflay chromosome 2, BTI_SOV_V1, whole genome shotgun sequence, one region includes:
- the LOC130467564 gene encoding protein FAR1-RELATED SEQUENCE 5-like yields the protein MTEPKKEAIEAMSECGLRPMESYRYMSTETGGDDCVGHTMIDHLNYCYKLKMKQVDGKDSQTLVNKLYDIQSIDPEFFFRVRLNAEGKVECLFWRDSMMREDYKIYGDVLVFDTTFRTNKYNLICAPFVGINNHWKNTIYYNLILKGHKIAKARKFIEEKFKTDNKAVDEIIKKEEERKAKEEVAKIAEQEKAKAEAQRQTQDEESTNSEITIVLDPDRANTKGKILTI from the exons ATGACAGAACCTAAAAAAGAAGCTATTGAGGCAATGTCAGAATGTGGTCTAAGACCAATGGAGTCTTATAGGTATATGTCAACAGAAACTGGCGGAGACGACTGTGTTGGTCATACGATGATTGATCATCTAAACTACTGCTACAAGTTAAAAATGAAGCAAGTTGATGGCAAGGATTCACAAACACTAGTGAACAAACTGTATGACATACAATCAATAGATCCCGAGTTCTTTTTCAGAGTAAGACTCAATGCTGAAGGAAAAGTTGAGTGCCTATTTTGGAGGGATTCTATGATGAGAGAAGATTACAAAATATATGGAGATGTTCTAGTTTTTGATACTACATTTAGAACCAATAAGTACAATCTCATATGTGCTCCATTTGTTGGTATAAATAACCATTGGAAAAACACAAT ATACTATAACTTAATTTTGAAAGGGCATAAGATAGCAAAGGCCAGAAAATTTATCGAGGAGAAGTTTAAAACGGATAATAAAGCAGttgatgaaatcataaaaaaggaagaagaaaggaaggcaaaagaagaagtTGCAAAGATAGCAGAACAAGAAAAGGCAAAAGCTGAAGCACAACGACAAACACAAGACGAAGAATCAACTAATTCTGAAATAACAATTGTGCTTGATCCTGATCGTGCTAATACTAAAGGAAAGA TTTTgacaatatag